In Fragaria vesca subsp. vesca linkage group LG5, FraVesHawaii_1.0, whole genome shotgun sequence, the genomic stretch AAAGAGGTCACTGCAAGAATCATTTGGCAGGAAAAGGATAAAGAATGACCCAAGTGGGCACTGGTCTCTATCATCTCTACACATTTCATGATCTTGGATTCTTGATCCCTTTCACTGTAGTTTTATCTCTCTCTCTCTCTCTCTCTCTAGAGACTGTTAGGGCATATGGAAACTCAGTTTCTAAGACATGTTGCCTTTGGGGTTGTGATTTGGGCAACATTGCTTCTGTATCCTAGCACTTGTTCAAAGCCATGTTCTTTTCCGGCCATATTCAACTTTGGAGACTCAAACTCAGACACCGGGGGTCTGTCCGCAACGTTTGGACAAGCCCCTTACCCCAATGGAGAGACATATTTTCGAACACCTTCAGGCCGTTATTCCGATGGCCGTCTTATAATTGACTTCATAGGTATTTTCCCAACTCCAGTCTCTTTCATCTTCTTGTTCCCCTGTTATTATGTTACTGGTTTCATTTCTTGTTTGATTCTGTTCAACTTGGGTCTGGAACTGTTATGCATGTGACTGCCATTTTATGAAGGGGTTGAATCAGTTCAACTGGATCTAGATATTGTATATATAAAGTTGAAAAACAGGACCAGTAGTTCAGCTTTTGCATATGCATAATTCAAAAGCAATGGCAATGCCAGACATGTAAGCCAAAAATTTGGGTTCTTTCCTATCCTATACTGACTATGAACACAGTACAATGCCACTCGTGACCTGAATATAGAAACATAGTTTCCTTAGCTAAATTCTAGGTGATTTTTCTAATTTTACATGTGCAAATCCACTTACTGAGGTATATGCATCTTCTTGTTCTTGTTGTTTTGAAGCCGAAACCTTGAGGTTACCTCATCTGAGTGCATTTTTGGACTCGGTTGGATCAAACTTCAGCCATGGAGTGAATTTTGCAACTGCAGGATCAACCATTAGACCCCCAAACATGACCATCCAATATGGACCTAGTCCCATTTCATTAGATGTGCAGTCTGTCGAATTCTCAGACTTCCATAGAAGATCACAAATTTACCGCCAAAAAGGTAACTCATTTTCACTTTTCCATATGTTTTAGAGTAAACTGTTGCATGGAACTGTTGTTGACGAACCTGGGATTGTTTGCAAATTGGTGTAGGGGAGTTTTTTGAGAAACTGCTTCCAAGAGAAGAGTTCTATTCTCAAGCACTTTATACCTTTGACATTGGCCAGAATGATCTCACTGCTGGTTACAAGCTTAACATGAGCATAGAACAAATCAAGGCCTATGTTCCTGATGTGCTAGGCCAGTTCTCTAATGTCATCAAGGTTCAACTTCATTTCTTTCTTTACTATTTGTTTTACTACTTCCAACCGAATTGAAAGAGAATTAGACCATCCCTTTTTGGCCATTATACGATATAACTCAATGATCGAAATCGTTCATTCTTGAGGTGACTATATCTTCAAAATAGGAGTCAAATCGAAAATTGTTTAGTCTGTAAGCTACCATTTCCCTTTGTTGTATTCAAATGGCTAAACAAATTTTTGATTTGGCTAATTTGTACAGCCATCACTTTATAGTTCATAACCATCTGTTGTTATGTGAAACAGAATATATACGATCAAGGAGGAAGAACGTTTTGGATCCACAACACAGGCCCAGTAGGCTGCTACCCCTATATTCTGGATCGTTTCTTTGTCAATCGGGCCCAATATAACAAGTATGGGTGTGCAGATCCGTTTAATGATGTGGCCCAATTTTTCAACCAAAGATTGAAGGAAGCAGTGGTTCAGCTAGAGAAAGATCTTCCCATGGCTGCCTTCACCTACGTGGATGTCTACTCAGTAAAGTACACCCTCATTACTGAAGCCAAGAAATATGGTAATAGTAGTCCACAACTCCGCAATCCCCTAATCTCTTAACGAGCCTAACTTACGTGTTAGTTTATATGACGTATACATTATCTAATCAGAATGGTTTATACGTCACATCAGCTGACACGTTAGGGTGACTCTAGATAGTTTCCTAAAATGTGGTTTATCTAGCATTGCTCGTTTATGTATGTTTCTTTCACAAATTAAGTTGTAAATTTGGACGAATTTGTAGGATTTGAGAAGCCACTTGTAGCATGTTGTGGTCATGGAGGGAAATACAATTACAACCGTTACGAGAAGTGTGGGACGAAGAAGACTATCGACGGCAGAGAGGTAGTGATCGCTAACTCATGCAATGATCCAACGATTAGGGTTAATTGGGATGGGACGCATTTCACCGAGGCTGCCAACAAATGGATATTCCAACAAATTGTAAATGGCTCCTTTTCTTATCCACCAAACCCTTTGGAAATGGCTTGTCAAAGAAGAAACACAAAGAACTATGTTTAGAAAGGTCGATATTACTTGGGAGTTGTTTCTTACTGTTGCTTCCAAATAGTATGAGAGTTTGTTTTACCAATTAGTGTGATCTTGCATGTGATGCCACAAAACATGGTTTTAGTGCTTATGCAAACTAGTTAAAACCACAACTCCACACATTATGTTTGGTACTTTTAATCATGTTGGACAAGTGAGGGCAAACAATGCGTTCCTTTTCGCTTGAAGTTCATGTGAAGGTACTTCAGCGTCATCAGAGATCATAATTATAACAATTGTCAACGTATGTGAAATCAAGTTTGAGATAAGATGTTGGTGGTAACTAAAAGCATATGTTTCTCATAAAAAGGAGCATCCCCATTCATTTAAATCAAATATTACAAATCCAGTAACCAACTATTTTATGTACTTCTAGAATATAGTTTGATTGCACAAAATACTAATATTCACAAAATATACAGGCTGCAGAAAATTAGGAGCCCTTTAACGAGATCATTGAGGTTCTAACAAGTAGTTGTATCCACACAAAACGCTATATATCGAGTCACCCACAGAGAAACACCGCACCCAAATATTGACAAACTAGTGAACTACCCAATCATCAATCAATTACCAGCATTGGGTAAAGCTGCTGAAAAAGCTGTGTGTAAAGCTGTTGTATTGCTTAATAGAAAACGATACAAGGGATGCTTAAGATACAAACCAGCAGGGTTTGTATGTATATAGTTACAGAACTAACCCCGTAGGAATAAGAAGCCTAGTTACAGTAGGTAACCTAATAATTAGAGATGATTTTTTCCTTCAATACTTCCCCTCAAGTTGAAATGTATGTTTAAAACATTCAACTTGCTTAAGAGTTCAGTGAATTGCTTTGGATGCAATGGCTTGGTGAATAGATCAGCTGGTTGATCCTTTGTCCGAATGTGTGCAGTCTGGATGAGTCCCCTTTGTATCTTCTCACGAACGACATGGCAATCAATTTCTATATGTTTAGTGCGTTCACGAAAGACCGGATTTGATGCTATGTACAACTCTGCCTGATTGTCACAGTATAGCCGAGTTGGACTAGCACCTGAGACATTCAAATCCTTGAGTACATTTTGTAACCAAGTTACCTCACAACATGTAGAAGCCATAGAGCGGTACTCCGCCTCCGCACTTGACCTCGAAACCGTTCCTTGCTTCTTTGTCTTCCATGAAACAGGGGCATTGCCGAGGAATATGCAATAACCAGTCACAGACCGTCTAGTGTCTCTACACCATGCCCAATCAGCATCACAAAAGGCTCTCAATTCGGTGAACCATTTGATGGCAGTAGTAACCCTTGACCTGGAGTAGCTTTGAGATACCGAAGCACATTGTAAGCTGCTTCAAGATGGACGTCCCTTGGCTTGTCCATGAACTGGCTGAGAACATGCACGGCATATACTAGGTCAGGACGTGTAATAGTGAGGTATATGAGTCTACCAACTAACCTTCTATAAAGTCCCGGTTCAGTCAATAAAGTTCCATCTTCTTTACTGAGCGAAGTGTTGTACTCGATAGGACACTTTGCAGGCTTGACTCCAAGGAAGCCGGAATCTTCCAGTATTTCCAACGCATACTTGCGCTGACAAAGAACAAGACCTTGTTTTGACCGAGCTACCTCTATGCCAAGGAAGTATCTCAGAACTCCCATGTCCTTGAGCTTGAAACGGTTTGACAGAAAAGTCTTTACGGCATTGATGTCTTCAAGGTTATTTCCTGCTAGTATCACATCATCAACATAGACCAACAAAGCTGTAAAGTTACCTTGTCGTCGCCGCACAAACAATGAATAATCAGACCATGACTGTGTAAAACCGGCAGCCTTTAGTACGTTGGAGAGTTTAATGAACCATTGCCGAGATGCCTGCTTTAAACCGTATAAAGACTTGTGTAATTTGCAAACTCTATTCTCCCCCGTTCCTCCAAATCCTGGAGGAAGTTGCATGTAGACATCCTCATAGAGATCGCCATTAAGGAAAACATTATTGACATCAAGTTGATGGAGGTGCCAACCGCGAATGGATGCAAGACTAAGAAGAACCCGGACTGTTGTGAGCTTGGCCACAGGAGCAAAAGTCTCTCGGTAATCAATGCCTTCAACCTGGCTGTAACCCTTTGCAACAAGGCGCGCTTTATATTGTTCAACACTGCCATCAGGATTGTACTTGATTTTGTACACCCATTTGCACCCAATTGGACGCTTGTGAGCAGGTTTCGGAACAAGACTCCAAGTATGATTGGCCTGAAGGGCCTTAATTTCAGTCTGCATGGCAGCACGCCATTTGGGATCAAGTACAGCCTGTGAAAAAGAGGTTGGTTCTCGATGCAAGGTCAGTGCAGCAGTAAAAGCCTTGTATGTAGGAGAAAGGCGATCATAAGAGAGAACCGTAGAGAGACAATGAGCAGTACCTTGTGGGGTGACCACATCCGAGGAAGTTGGTGGGACAATGCAGGAAGGAATGGCTGCCTCAATATGAAAGTCTTGTAGCATGGAAGAAGTTTTGGTTGGTCGGGTGGATCTTCGGGGAAGGGAGATTGTTGTTGTAGCTTCGGTGGATAGGTGGGAAGGTGTCTCGGTAGGGGGACTAGCATTGGAGAATGAGGTAGTTGGAAGAGGAGGAATTTGTGGACTGTG encodes the following:
- the LOC101303911 gene encoding GDSL esterase/lipase At3g26430-like: METQFLRHVAFGVVIWATLLLYPSTCSKPCSFPAIFNFGDSNSDTGGLSATFGQAPYPNGETYFRTPSGRYSDGRLIIDFIAETLRLPHLSAFLDSVGSNFSHGVNFATAGSTIRPPNMTIQYGPSPISLDVQSVEFSDFHRRSQIYRQKGEFFEKLLPREEFYSQALYTFDIGQNDLTAGYKLNMSIEQIKAYVPDVLGQFSNVIKNIYDQGGRTFWIHNTGPVGCYPYILDRFFVNRAQYNKYGCADPFNDVAQFFNQRLKEAVVQLEKDLPMAAFTYVDVYSVKYTLITEAKKYGFEKPLVACCGHGGKYNYNRYEKCGTKKTIDGREVVIANSCNDPTIRVNWDGTHFTEAANKWIFQQIVNGSFSYPPNPLEMACQRRNTKNYV